One Streptomyces sp. R28 DNA window includes the following coding sequences:
- a CDS encoding IlvD/Edd family dehydratase: MVRLRSAQWYEGQDRNAYIHRAWMRRGVPGDAFTGRPQIAIANTASDLTPCNAHLDEVASSVRDGVYEAGGIPLDLPVVSLGETNVRPTAMLWRNMAAMATEEMLRANPIDGVVLLGGCDKTIPSLLMAAASVDLPAVVVPGGPMLTGTFRGTPLGCGTDVWRLSEEVRAGTLSQEQFTRSESAMIRSRGHCNTMGTASTMALVAEALGTVVPGVAGTPAPDSRLLEAAHHTGRLAVDMINADRRPGAILTRASFHNAIVALAAIGGSTNAVVHLLAIAGRLGIDLTLDDFDRIGSRVPVLVDLQPAGRFLMEDFHRAGGLLAVLREVRDLLDPDALTVTGEPLVDSLDDAPIWDHEVIRTRAEPLVAEGGIAVLRGNLAPDGALVKPAAASPHLLRHRGRAVVFDSIEDFHARIDDPDLDVDADSVLVLRGCGPKGYPGMPEVSNMPLPKKLLEQGVRDMVRVCDGRMSGTAYGTVVLHVAPEAAAGGPLALVRTGDFITLDVEARCIDLDVPTDELARRTPSKATVAGFADPRRGWERLYIDHVLQADTGADLDFLVGSSGSEVSRESH, from the coding sequence ATGGTGAGACTGCGCAGCGCACAGTGGTACGAGGGACAGGACCGTAACGCCTACATCCACCGGGCGTGGATGCGCAGGGGCGTTCCCGGCGACGCCTTCACCGGCCGACCGCAGATCGCCATCGCCAACACGGCCTCGGACCTGACCCCTTGCAACGCCCATCTCGACGAGGTCGCCTCCTCGGTGCGCGACGGCGTGTACGAGGCGGGCGGCATCCCACTGGACCTGCCCGTGGTGTCGCTCGGCGAGACGAACGTACGGCCCACCGCCATGCTCTGGCGCAACATGGCCGCGATGGCCACCGAGGAGATGCTGCGGGCCAACCCGATCGACGGCGTCGTCCTGCTGGGCGGCTGCGACAAGACGATCCCGTCGCTGCTCATGGCCGCCGCTTCGGTGGACCTGCCCGCCGTCGTCGTACCCGGCGGGCCGATGCTCACCGGGACCTTCCGGGGCACACCGCTGGGCTGCGGCACCGACGTGTGGCGGCTCTCGGAGGAGGTGCGGGCCGGGACGCTCTCGCAGGAGCAGTTCACCCGCTCCGAGTCGGCGATGATCCGCAGCCGCGGCCACTGCAACACCATGGGCACCGCCTCCACGATGGCCCTGGTCGCCGAGGCCCTGGGCACGGTCGTACCCGGCGTGGCCGGAACCCCGGCCCCCGACAGCCGCCTGCTGGAGGCCGCGCACCACACCGGCCGACTGGCGGTGGACATGATCAACGCCGACCGCCGGCCGGGGGCGATCCTCACCAGGGCGTCCTTCCACAACGCGATCGTCGCGCTCGCCGCCATCGGCGGCTCGACCAACGCCGTCGTCCACCTCCTGGCCATCGCGGGCCGTCTGGGCATCGACCTCACCCTCGACGACTTCGACCGCATCGGCTCCCGCGTCCCGGTCCTGGTGGACCTCCAGCCCGCCGGTCGCTTCCTCATGGAGGACTTCCACCGCGCCGGAGGCCTGCTCGCCGTCCTGCGCGAGGTCCGCGACCTGCTCGACCCCGACGCGCTCACCGTCACCGGCGAGCCGTTGGTCGACTCACTCGACGACGCCCCGATCTGGGACCACGAGGTCATCCGCACCCGCGCCGAACCCCTGGTCGCCGAGGGCGGCATCGCCGTCCTGCGCGGCAACCTCGCACCCGACGGCGCCCTCGTCAAACCCGCCGCGGCCTCCCCGCACCTGCTGCGCCACCGCGGCCGGGCCGTCGTCTTCGACTCCATCGAGGACTTCCACGCCCGTATCGACGACCCGGACCTCGACGTCGACGCCGACTCCGTCCTCGTCCTGCGCGGCTGCGGCCCCAAGGGCTACCCGGGCATGCCCGAGGTCTCCAACATGCCCCTGCCGAAAAAGCTTCTCGAACAGGGCGTCCGTGACATGGTCCGCGTCTGCGACGGCCGCATGAGCGGCACGGCGTACGGCACCGTCGTCCTGCACGTCGCCCCCGAGGCCGCGGCCGGCGGCCCCCTCGCACTGGTGCGGACGGGGGACTTCATCACCCTGGACGTCGAGGCCCGCTGCATCGACCTCGACGTGCCCACCGACGAACTCGCCCGCAGGACCCCCAGCAAGGCGACCGTCGCCGGCTTCGCCGATCCCCGGCGCGGCTGGGAACGCCTCTACATCGACCACGTCCTCCAGGCCGACACCGGCGCCGATCTCGACTTCCTCGTAGGGTCCAGCGGCTCGGAGGTGAGCCGCGAATCACACTGA
- a CDS encoding peptidylprolyl isomerase — translation MSENVFFKVSAGGEDLGRIVFRLFDDVVPKTARNFRELATGQNGFGYKGSPFHRVIPEFMLQGGDFTNGNGTGGKSIYGEKFADENFQLKHDRPFLLSMANAGPGTNGSQFFITTVVTPWLDGKHVVFGEVVEGEDIVKAIEGLGSRSGTTAKKIVIDDCGVVA, via the coding sequence ATGAGCGAGAACGTGTTTTTCAAGGTTTCGGCCGGTGGCGAGGACCTCGGCCGCATCGTCTTCCGACTGTTCGACGACGTGGTACCCAAGACCGCGCGCAACTTCCGTGAGCTGGCGACGGGCCAGAACGGGTTCGGCTACAAGGGTTCGCCCTTCCACCGGGTCATCCCGGAGTTCATGCTGCAGGGCGGTGACTTCACCAACGGCAACGGCACCGGCGGCAAGAGCATCTACGGCGAGAAGTTCGCGGACGAGAACTTCCAGCTCAAGCACGACAGGCCGTTCCTGCTGAGCATGGCCAACGCGGGTCCGGGCACGAACGGCTCGCAGTTCTTCATCACCACCGTGGTGACGCCGTGGCTGGACGGCAAGCACGTCGTCTTCGGCGAGGTCGTCGAGGGCGAGGACATCGTCAAGGCGATCGAGGGCCTCGGCAGCCGCTCGGGCACGACGGCCAAGAAGATCGTCATCGACGACTGCGGCGTCGTCGCCTGA
- a CDS encoding GAF and ANTAR domain-containing protein encodes MHWARFAQQMASMARDLLAQESVDATLERITGSAVDLVEGCDAAGILVLHGKKVQSLAPTEELVVDSDRLQEKLSEGPCFDAARTAQGERVFRIKDFTREQPRWPAFAPQAHKLGVGSMMGFLLYTEDEDLGALNLYARKAGAFTEAGELAGWLLASHAAVAFSSARSHAQMEHAVATRHMIGEAMGILMGSHDLTEEQAFDVLRRYSQENNVKLREVARLICDRGSLS; translated from the coding sequence ATGCACTGGGCTCGGTTCGCGCAGCAGATGGCGTCGATGGCGCGGGATCTGCTGGCGCAGGAGTCGGTGGACGCCACCCTGGAGCGGATCACCGGATCGGCCGTCGACCTGGTGGAGGGCTGCGACGCGGCCGGCATTCTGGTGCTGCACGGCAAGAAGGTCCAGTCGCTGGCGCCCACCGAGGAGCTGGTCGTCGACAGTGACCGGCTGCAGGAGAAGCTGAGCGAGGGGCCGTGCTTCGATGCCGCCCGCACCGCGCAGGGAGAGCGGGTGTTCCGTATCAAGGACTTCACCCGGGAGCAGCCGCGCTGGCCCGCCTTCGCACCCCAGGCCCACAAACTCGGCGTGGGCAGCATGATGGGCTTTCTGCTGTACACCGAGGACGAGGACCTCGGCGCGCTGAACCTCTACGCGCGCAAGGCCGGCGCCTTCACCGAGGCCGGTGAGCTGGCCGGCTGGCTGCTCGCCTCCCACGCCGCGGTCGCCTTCTCCAGCGCCCGCTCGCACGCCCAGATGGAGCACGCCGTCGCCACCCGCCACATGATCGGCGAGGCCATGGGCATCCTGATGGGCAGCCACGACCTCACCGAGGAGCAGGCCTTCGACGTGCTCCGCCGCTACTCGCAGGAGAACAACGTCAAACTCCGTGAGGTCGCGCGCCTGATCTGTGACCGCGGCTCCCTGTCATGA